From one Tsukamurella tyrosinosolvens genomic stretch:
- a CDS encoding ferredoxin reductase, whose translation MSNSFRAFRDWLEAPAKNVSAEHPRTNLVRGAVARLTTPLLPDDYLHLINPLWSARELRGKIVRVQQETDESVTLTIETGWGFNTKYEAGQYVGIGVLVGGKWTWRSYSLTSVPDMGHGRAPREVSITVKAMNEGFLSNHLVTGVQEGTIVRLQAPSGDFTLPNPLPPKVLFLTAGSGITPVMAMLRTLERRGIPASTDIVAVHSAPNADSALFRDELEAFDANHDNVSVQLRYTRDAGRLTPANLDDAVPDWQERQTWICGPGVFLNDMEKAWKDRGIESRLHQERFTVERADVSASGGDVTFLKAGKTTEVDGATTLLEAGEAAGVQMPFGCRMGICQTCVVQLADGQVRDLRSGDLHTEGERIQTCISVAVGDCTLDV comes from the coding sequence ATGAGCAACTCCTTCCGCGCATTCCGTGATTGGCTCGAGGCCCCGGCCAAGAACGTCTCCGCCGAGCATCCCCGCACCAACCTGGTGCGCGGCGCGGTCGCGCGGCTCACCACGCCGCTGCTGCCGGACGACTACCTCCACCTGATCAACCCGCTGTGGTCGGCGCGCGAGCTGCGCGGCAAGATCGTGCGCGTCCAGCAGGAGACCGACGAATCGGTCACGCTCACCATCGAGACCGGCTGGGGCTTCAACACCAAGTACGAGGCGGGCCAGTACGTGGGCATCGGCGTCCTCGTCGGCGGCAAGTGGACGTGGCGCTCCTACTCGCTCACCTCCGTCCCGGACATGGGCCACGGCCGCGCCCCGCGCGAGGTGTCGATCACCGTCAAGGCGATGAACGAGGGCTTCCTCTCGAACCACCTCGTCACCGGCGTGCAGGAGGGCACCATCGTGCGCCTGCAGGCACCGTCGGGCGACTTCACGCTCCCGAACCCGCTGCCGCCCAAGGTCCTCTTCCTCACCGCGGGCAGCGGCATCACGCCCGTCATGGCGATGCTGCGCACGCTGGAGCGGCGCGGCATCCCCGCCTCCACCGACATCGTGGCCGTGCACTCCGCGCCGAACGCCGACTCCGCGCTGTTCCGCGACGAGCTCGAGGCCTTCGACGCCAACCACGACAACGTCTCGGTGCAGCTGCGCTACACCCGCGACGCGGGCCGCCTGACGCCCGCCAACCTCGACGACGCCGTGCCGGACTGGCAGGAGCGGCAGACCTGGATCTGCGGTCCCGGCGTCTTCCTCAACGACATGGAGAAGGCCTGGAAGGACCGCGGCATCGAGTCGCGCCTGCACCAGGAGCGGTTCACCGTCGAGCGCGCGGACGTCTCCGCGAGCGGCGGCGACGTCACCTTCCTCAAGGCCGGCAAGACCACCGAGGTCGACGGTGCCACCACCCTCCTCGAGGCGGGCGAGGCCGCCGGCGTGCAGATGCCGTTCGGCTGCCGCATGGGCATCTGCCAGACCTGCGTCGTGCAGCTCGCCGACGGCCAGGTCCGCGACCTGCGCAGCGGCGACCTGCACACCGAGGGCGAGCGGATCCAGACCTGCATCAGCGTGGCGGTGGGGGACTGCACGCTCGACGTGTAG
- a CDS encoding META domain-containing protein, which translates to MTVRGARYAAALLVGAGVAASAPAASAAPVPLIGTQWRFESSGVARTAPVKYTGSPAYFSIDGTRGGGNDGCNVFGMNVEVKGDRATFSGLFSTLRMCYVPGAGVQFGKAFAGPRTVTVTGNRLRVSDGPRGYWNFVANGPAKK; encoded by the coding sequence ATGACAGTGCGCGGTGCCCGGTACGCAGCGGCCCTCCTGGTGGGGGCGGGCGTCGCGGCGTCGGCACCTGCGGCGTCGGCGGCCCCGGTGCCCCTGATCGGCACGCAGTGGCGGTTCGAGTCGAGCGGCGTCGCACGGACGGCGCCGGTGAAGTACACCGGATCGCCCGCGTATTTCAGCATCGACGGCACGCGGGGCGGCGGCAACGACGGCTGCAACGTCTTCGGCATGAACGTGGAGGTCAAGGGCGACCGCGCGACCTTCAGCGGCCTCTTCTCGACCCTCCGGATGTGTTACGTCCCCGGTGCCGGCGTCCAGTTCGGCAAGGCCTTCGCCGGTCCGCGCACCGTCACCGTCACCGGGAACCGCCTGCGCGTCTCCGACGGTCCCCGCGGCTACTGGAACTTCGTCGCGAACGGCCCGGCGAAGAAGTAG
- a CDS encoding DUF6912 family protein, whose protein sequence is MTVRVYVPSTLAGLQVLQRDGELFPLGGTVFGVTPALREAYTSGDDEELAEAAMRQAARASLRLLAVEEPDPADGAGAEGDGAAPDPVRRVVITADVPAAKERPDLDDAVLKVTEPIRLTNVLAVHVDVSEAERAVTRAAQVVDAADLGDEDAELAVGDAEDHDLAWYATQELPFLLELL, encoded by the coding sequence ATGACGGTCCGCGTGTACGTGCCGAGCACCTTGGCGGGGCTGCAGGTCCTGCAGCGCGATGGCGAGCTGTTCCCGTTGGGCGGCACCGTCTTCGGTGTCACCCCCGCGTTGCGTGAGGCGTACACGTCGGGCGACGACGAGGAGCTCGCCGAGGCGGCCATGCGGCAGGCGGCGCGCGCCTCGCTGCGTCTGCTCGCCGTCGAGGAGCCGGACCCGGCCGACGGCGCCGGGGCCGAGGGCGACGGTGCCGCACCGGATCCCGTGCGGCGCGTGGTGATCACCGCCGACGTCCCCGCCGCCAAGGAGCGCCCCGACCTCGACGACGCCGTGCTGAAGGTGACCGAGCCGATCCGGCTCACGAACGTACTCGCCGTACACGTCGACGTCTCCGAGGCCGAGCGGGCGGTGACCCGCGCCGCGCAGGTGGTCGACGCCGCCGACCTCGGCGACGAGGACGCCGAGCTCGCCGTCGGCGACGCCGAGGACCACGATCTGGCCTGGTACGCAACGCAGGAACTGCCCTTCCTCCTCGAACTGCTCTGA
- a CDS encoding WS/DGAT/MGAT family O-acyltransferase, with product MKGRLGQSDAEFYALENSTTPTHVGSLVILGRPDEGLEYERLLATIEERLAEVPRYRQKVRTVPLGIARPVWVEDRDFDITYHVRVSALPQPGSDDQLHDLVARLNSRPLDRERPLWEVYLIEGLADDRLAVFSKTHLALVDGRANVDLMQLLLTDSPHTPEPPEDLWMGQHEPSDGELVMGAVIDMLSRPKRTAAMIQGVVGEVAESITGLQEDAANVIERASSLVRARTAVTPVRSLNVPISRSRRFAVARMDLDEFRRLRAAYGCTVNDLLLSVIAGGLRTWLISRGEPISAGTEVRVLEPIAVDDVGLGVGEQVRAYIVRLPVAESNAVVRMRQIAHGAAAQVDRNRQVAARALAASGGFTPPTLHALGARTAMSVSPRSFNTLVTNAPGPQAPVYLSGIEVQQVYPVPPLIANQVVSIGITSYNGTVYIGLNADRDGMWDVISMTEFLYEALDEIAASAKGE from the coding sequence GTGAAGGGCAGGCTCGGCCAGTCCGACGCGGAGTTCTACGCGTTGGAGAATTCCACCACCCCCACGCACGTCGGCTCGCTCGTCATCCTGGGCCGGCCCGACGAGGGGCTGGAGTACGAACGTCTGCTCGCCACCATCGAGGAGCGGCTCGCCGAGGTGCCCCGGTACCGGCAGAAGGTGCGCACCGTCCCGCTCGGCATCGCCCGCCCCGTCTGGGTCGAGGACCGCGACTTCGACATCACCTATCACGTGCGGGTGTCCGCGCTGCCGCAGCCGGGCAGCGACGATCAGCTGCACGACCTGGTCGCCCGGCTGAACTCCCGGCCGCTGGATCGCGAGCGGCCGCTGTGGGAGGTCTACCTCATCGAGGGCCTCGCGGACGACCGGCTCGCGGTGTTCTCCAAGACCCACCTCGCCCTGGTCGACGGTCGCGCCAACGTCGACCTGATGCAGCTGCTGCTCACGGACTCCCCGCACACGCCGGAGCCGCCCGAGGACCTGTGGATGGGGCAGCACGAGCCGAGCGACGGCGAGCTGGTGATGGGCGCCGTCATCGACATGCTCTCGCGCCCCAAGCGCACCGCTGCGATGATCCAGGGCGTCGTCGGCGAGGTCGCCGAATCGATCACGGGCCTGCAGGAGGACGCGGCCAACGTCATCGAGCGAGCGTCATCGCTGGTGCGGGCCCGCACGGCGGTCACGCCGGTCCGCTCCCTCAACGTGCCCATCTCGCGGAGCCGCCGGTTCGCCGTCGCGCGGATGGACCTCGACGAGTTCCGCCGGCTGCGCGCCGCGTACGGCTGCACCGTCAACGACCTGCTGCTGTCGGTGATCGCGGGCGGACTGCGCACCTGGCTGATCTCGCGCGGGGAGCCGATCAGCGCCGGCACCGAAGTGCGGGTGCTCGAGCCGATCGCCGTCGACGACGTGGGTCTCGGCGTGGGGGAGCAGGTGCGCGCGTACATCGTGCGGCTGCCCGTCGCCGAGAGCAACGCGGTGGTCCGCATGCGCCAGATCGCGCACGGCGCCGCCGCGCAGGTGGACCGGAACCGGCAGGTGGCGGCACGGGCGCTGGCCGCGAGTGGCGGCTTCACCCCGCCGACGCTGCACGCCCTGGGCGCGCGCACCGCGATGAGCGTGTCGCCGCGGTCCTTCAACACGCTGGTCACCAACGCGCCCGGCCCACAGGCGCCGGTGTACCTGTCGGGCATCGAGGTCCAGCAGGTCTATCCGGTGCCGCCGCTCATCGCGAACCAGGTCGTGTCCATCGGCATCACGTCGTACAACGGCACGGTGTACATCGGGCTCAACGCCGACCGCGACGGCATGTGGGACGTGATCTCGATGACGGAGTTCCTGTACGAAGCTTTGGACGAGATCGCCGCGTCCGCGAAGGGGGAGTAG
- a CDS encoding Rv3235 family protein produces the protein MGAIILAADGARARAPRTPEPGFVVLRAPDAEPPARPLSLVRAARAAPPLPAPSDPAPPEPVALPGPVAAVHPDAHRFVLSTLRPVFEVLDRRRPAKHLTAIATATVVDVLRTLAETGPAGTVSGWGNVHVGTPRALAQRARRRPRGPEVGAEIFLTYTRGERVLAAAGRVEAAAGRWRWVAFTTAA, from the coding sequence ATGGGGGCGATCATTCTCGCGGCCGACGGGGCACGGGCCCGCGCGCCGCGCACACCGGAACCGGGCTTCGTCGTGCTGCGCGCGCCGGACGCCGAACCACCGGCGCGGCCACTGTCGCTCGTCCGGGCGGCACGGGCCGCACCGCCGCTGCCGGCACCGTCGGACCCGGCCCCGCCGGAACCGGTCGCCCTCCCCGGGCCCGTGGCCGCGGTCCACCCCGACGCGCATCGCTTCGTGCTCTCCACGCTGCGGCCCGTCTTCGAGGTGCTGGACCGGCGCCGCCCCGCGAAGCACCTCACGGCGATCGCCACGGCGACCGTCGTCGACGTGCTGCGGACCCTGGCGGAGACGGGGCCCGCGGGCACGGTCTCCGGGTGGGGGAACGTGCACGTCGGGACGCCGCGCGCCCTGGCGCAGCGGGCCCGTCGGCGCCCGCGCGGCCCGGAGGTCGGCGCCGAGATCTTCCTGACCTACACCCGCGGGGAGCGGGTGCTCGCGGCGGCGGGGCGGGTCGAGGCCGCGGCCGGACGGTGGCGGTGGGTTGCGTTCACGACGGCCGCGTGA
- a CDS encoding lysophospholipid acyltransferase family protein, translating into MSLSSLRAAFRYRVARHLLIGPALWAWGRPEYTGLENIPRNGPVILAANHLAISDSFYVVQSARRPVSFLAKADYFTEPGLKGKFKKVFFSGMGQIPVDRRGGSVSAPALEAATKIVEDGGAWGIHPEGTRSPDGRLYKGKTGAVRVALATGTPIIPIALGRTDNRTRKNFWKSRVTVDVLPPLDLSDASLDDQESIRRATDRLMDVIGEHTGQTRVPEYAKKGGK; encoded by the coding sequence ATGTCGCTGAGCTCGCTGCGTGCCGCGTTCCGATACCGGGTGGCCCGCCACCTCCTGATCGGCCCCGCCCTGTGGGCGTGGGGCCGCCCCGAATACACGGGGCTGGAGAACATTCCGCGCAACGGACCGGTGATCCTCGCCGCGAATCACCTCGCGATCTCGGACTCCTTCTACGTGGTGCAGAGTGCGCGGCGGCCCGTCAGCTTCCTCGCGAAGGCGGACTACTTCACCGAGCCCGGGCTGAAGGGGAAGTTCAAGAAGGTCTTCTTCTCCGGCATGGGGCAGATCCCGGTGGACCGGCGCGGCGGCTCCGTCTCGGCGCCCGCTCTCGAGGCGGCGACGAAGATCGTCGAGGACGGCGGCGCCTGGGGCATCCACCCCGAGGGCACCCGCTCCCCCGACGGCCGGCTGTACAAGGGCAAGACCGGCGCGGTCCGCGTGGCGCTCGCCACCGGCACCCCGATCATCCCGATCGCCCTGGGCCGCACCGACAACCGGACGCGGAAGAACTTCTGGAAGAGCCGCGTCACGGTCGACGTGCTACCGCCGCTGGACCTGAGCGACGCGAGCCTCGACGACCAGGAGTCGATCCGCCGCGCCACCGATCGGCTGATGGACGTGATCGGCGAGCACACCGGCCAGACGCGCGTGCCCGAGTACGCGAAGAAGGGCGGCAAGTAG
- the secA gene encoding preprotein translocase subunit SecA, translated as MVLSKVLRFGEGRMVKRLDGLASYVESLNDEYEALSDEKLQAKTEIFKKRLEKGETLDEILPEAFATAREAAWRVLGQKPYHVQIMGAGALHQGDIAEMKTGEGKTLTSVMAAYANALTGKGVHLVTTNDYLAKRDADWMGRVHRFLGLEVDCILAGQDPDRRRTAYSADITYGTNNEFGFDYLRDNMAHSEEELVQRGHNYAIVDEVDSILIDEARTPLIISGPADASSKWYTEFARIVPLMEKDVHYEVDIRKKTIGVNEAGVELVEDQLGIENLYDATNSLLVSYLNNAIKAKELYERDKDYIVRSGEVLIVDEFTGRVLAGRRFNEGMHQALEAKENVEIQAENQTLATITLQNYFRLYDKLSGMTGTAETEAAELHQIYKLGVIPIPTNKPMIRKDQTDLIYKTEEAKFAAIVEDIAERHEAGQPVLIGTTSVERSEYLSRQLERKKIPHTVLNAKFHEQEAAIIAKAGTPGAVTVATNMAGRGTDVVLGGNPDILADLALRERGLDPVTTPEEYEAAWDETIEQVKKESKDAGDDVRDAGGLYVLGTERHESRRIDNQLRGRSGRQGDPGESRFYLSLGDELMRRFNGAQIEAWMNRVNLPDDVPIDNKFVSRAIRSAQTQVEQQNFEIRKNVLKYDDVQNEQRKVIYDERRKILRGEDLFDQVNHMTDDVVSAYVDAATSTGYVEDWDLDELWTALKTLYPIELDWKQVVGEDENGDRDEITSGELKDVLLKDIHAAYDKHQEGIEKAAGEGTMRQVERSVLLSVLDQKWREHLYEMDYLKEGIGLRQIAQRDPVVEYQREGYDMFNGMLEGLKEESVATLFKVQVQEPEEGAPAADGAEAPAQAQVSSPVAEPDPEKITLSGPSEQGDLTEISQNADEPQGSRSKRRAAKREADKAAQKAAAARGKHRR; from the coding sequence GTGGTTCTCTCCAAGGTGCTGCGGTTCGGCGAAGGCCGGATGGTCAAGCGGCTCGACGGCCTGGCCTCCTACGTGGAGAGCCTGAACGACGAGTACGAAGCGCTCTCGGACGAGAAGCTGCAGGCCAAGACCGAGATCTTCAAGAAGCGCCTGGAGAAGGGCGAGACCCTCGACGAGATCCTCCCCGAGGCGTTCGCCACCGCCCGCGAGGCCGCGTGGCGCGTGCTGGGGCAGAAGCCGTACCACGTGCAGATCATGGGCGCCGGCGCGCTGCACCAGGGCGACATCGCCGAGATGAAGACCGGTGAGGGCAAGACCCTGACCTCGGTCATGGCGGCCTACGCCAACGCGCTCACCGGCAAGGGCGTGCACCTGGTCACCACCAACGACTACCTCGCCAAGCGCGACGCGGACTGGATGGGCCGCGTGCACCGCTTCCTCGGGCTCGAGGTGGACTGCATCCTCGCCGGGCAGGACCCGGACCGTCGCCGCACCGCCTACAGCGCCGACATCACGTACGGCACCAACAACGAGTTCGGCTTCGACTACCTGCGCGACAACATGGCGCACAGCGAAGAGGAACTGGTGCAGCGCGGCCACAACTACGCGATCGTCGACGAGGTCGACTCGATCCTCATCGACGAGGCCCGCACGCCGCTCATCATCTCGGGCCCGGCCGACGCCTCGTCGAAGTGGTACACGGAGTTCGCGCGCATCGTCCCGCTGATGGAGAAGGACGTCCACTACGAAGTGGACATCCGCAAGAAGACCATCGGCGTCAACGAGGCCGGCGTCGAGCTGGTCGAGGACCAGCTGGGCATCGAGAACCTGTACGACGCGACCAACTCGCTCCTGGTCAGCTACCTGAACAACGCCATCAAGGCGAAGGAGCTCTACGAGCGCGACAAGGACTACATCGTCCGCTCGGGCGAGGTCCTCATCGTCGACGAGTTCACCGGCCGCGTGCTCGCCGGCCGCCGCTTCAACGAGGGCATGCACCAGGCCCTGGAGGCGAAGGAGAACGTCGAGATCCAGGCCGAGAACCAGACCCTCGCCACGATCACGCTGCAGAACTACTTCCGCCTCTACGACAAGCTCTCCGGCATGACCGGTACCGCCGAGACCGAGGCCGCCGAGCTGCACCAGATCTACAAGCTGGGCGTCATCCCGATCCCGACGAACAAGCCGATGATCCGCAAGGACCAGACGGACCTCATCTACAAGACGGAGGAGGCGAAGTTCGCCGCCATCGTCGAGGACATCGCCGAGCGCCACGAGGCCGGCCAGCCCGTCCTCATCGGCACCACCTCGGTCGAGCGGTCCGAGTACCTCTCGCGCCAGCTCGAGCGCAAGAAGATCCCGCACACCGTGCTCAACGCCAAGTTCCACGAGCAGGAGGCGGCGATCATCGCCAAGGCGGGCACGCCCGGCGCCGTCACCGTCGCGACCAACATGGCCGGCCGCGGCACCGACGTCGTGCTCGGCGGCAACCCCGACATCCTCGCCGACCTCGCGCTGCGCGAGCGCGGCCTCGATCCCGTGACCACGCCCGAGGAGTACGAGGCGGCATGGGACGAGACCATCGAGCAGGTCAAGAAGGAGTCGAAGGACGCGGGCGACGACGTGCGCGACGCCGGCGGCCTCTACGTCCTCGGCACCGAGCGGCACGAGTCGCGGCGCATCGACAACCAGCTCCGAGGCCGCTCCGGTCGCCAGGGTGACCCGGGCGAGTCCCGCTTCTACCTCTCGCTGGGCGACGAGTTGATGCGGCGCTTCAACGGCGCGCAGATCGAGGCGTGGATGAACCGCGTCAACCTCCCCGACGACGTGCCGATCGACAACAAGTTCGTCTCCCGCGCCATCCGCAGCGCGCAGACCCAGGTCGAGCAGCAGAACTTCGAGATCCGCAAGAACGTCCTCAAGTACGACGACGTGCAGAACGAGCAGCGCAAGGTCATCTACGACGAGCGCCGCAAGATCCTCCGCGGCGAGGACCTCTTCGACCAGGTCAACCACATGACCGACGACGTGGTCTCGGCGTACGTCGACGCCGCCACGTCCACCGGCTACGTGGAGGACTGGGACCTCGACGAGCTGTGGACCGCGCTCAAGACGCTGTACCCGATCGAGCTGGACTGGAAGCAGGTCGTCGGCGAGGACGAGAACGGCGATCGCGACGAGATCACCAGCGGCGAGCTCAAGGACGTCCTGCTCAAGGACATCCACGCGGCGTACGACAAGCACCAGGAGGGCATCGAGAAGGCCGCCGGCGAGGGCACCATGCGCCAGGTCGAGCGGTCCGTGCTGCTGTCGGTGCTGGACCAGAAGTGGCGCGAGCACCTCTACGAGATGGACTACCTCAAGGAGGGCATCGGCCTGCGGCAGATCGCCCAGCGCGATCCCGTGGTCGAGTACCAGCGCGAGGGCTACGACATGTTCAACGGCATGCTCGAGGGCCTCAAGGAGGAGTCGGTCGCCACGCTGTTCAAGGTGCAGGTCCAGGAGCCCGAGGAGGGCGCCCCCGCCGCAGACGGTGCCGAGGCCCCCGCACAGGCGCAGGTCAGCAGCCCCGTCGCCGAGCCGGATCCCGAGAAGATCACCCTCTCCGGTCCGTCGGAGCAGGGCGACCTCACCGAGATCTCGCAGAACGCCGACGAGCCGCAGGGCTCCCGGTCGAAGCGTCGCGCGGCCAAGCGCGAGGCCGACAAGGCCGCGCAGAAGGCCGCCGCTGCGCGCGGCAAGCACCGCCGGTAG
- the hpf gene encoding ribosome hibernation-promoting factor, HPF/YfiA family → MTLLSPRDTNRAHATPNVEVDPFREPSHVTDERDKDYLTPNAPVAIDGRNVEVPEHFRVYLGDKLARLEKFRTTITLFEVSLFHEPNPRQSKQCQRLELTVRGKGGVARAEAAAENFYAAFETALSRLQSRLRKASDRKKVHYGNRTPVSVAEATAPSALPDAPAASEADDDPYAALVEDHLPGQIVRIKDHPGTPMTVDDALSQMELVGHDFFLFFDKEAEKPSVVYRRKAFDYGLLRLT, encoded by the coding sequence ATGACCCTTCTGTCCCCGCGCGACACGAATCGCGCCCACGCGACCCCCAACGTCGAGGTCGACCCCTTCCGCGAACCCAGCCACGTGACTGACGAGCGCGACAAGGACTACCTCACTCCCAACGCCCCCGTGGCCATCGACGGCCGCAACGTGGAGGTGCCCGAGCACTTCCGCGTCTACCTGGGAGACAAGCTGGCGCGGCTCGAGAAGTTCCGCACCACCATCACCCTGTTCGAGGTCAGCCTCTTCCACGAACCGAACCCGCGACAGTCCAAGCAGTGCCAGCGCCTGGAGCTGACCGTGCGCGGCAAGGGCGGCGTCGCCCGCGCCGAGGCGGCGGCGGAGAACTTCTACGCCGCGTTCGAAACGGCGCTCTCCCGCCTGCAGAGCCGCCTGCGCAAGGCCTCCGACCGCAAGAAGGTGCACTACGGGAACCGCACCCCGGTCTCGGTGGCGGAGGCGACGGCACCGTCGGCCCTGCCCGACGCACCGGCTGCGTCCGAGGCGGACGACGATCCGTACGCCGCGCTCGTCGAGGACCACCTGCCCGGCCAGATCGTCCGCATCAAGGACCATCCGGGCACGCCGATGACGGTGGACGACGCCCTGTCGCAGATGGAACTGGTCGGCCACGACTTCTTCCTCTTCTTCGACAAGGAGGCCGAGAAGCCGTCCGTGGTCTATCGACGGAAGGCTTTCGACTACGGCCTCCTCCGGCTGACCTGA
- a CDS encoding type II toxin-antitoxin system VapC family toxin, which translates to MVTGPPILLDTSIFIDTLRGRREARDRLSDARREGRRLVASVLTRTEVLGGMRASEKSSTAALLAVFEWIDVSEEIADAAGSLARRYRASHSGIDIADYVIAATAAVAGADLWTRNVKHFPMFDGLEPPY; encoded by the coding sequence GTGGTAACGGGCCCACCGATCCTCCTCGACACGTCGATCTTCATCGATACCCTCCGCGGGCGGAGGGAGGCTCGGGACCGCCTGTCGGATGCGCGCCGGGAGGGACGGCGCCTCGTCGCGTCGGTCCTCACCCGCACCGAGGTCCTCGGCGGTATGCGCGCCTCCGAGAAGTCGTCCACCGCCGCCCTCCTCGCGGTCTTCGAGTGGATCGACGTCTCAGAGGAGATCGCCGACGCCGCGGGGTCTCTGGCCCGCCGGTACCGCGCGTCGCACTCCGGGATCGACATCGCTGACTACGTGATCGCGGCGACCGCCGCAGTCGCCGGTGCCGATCTCTGGACCCGCAACGTCAAGCATTTCCCGATGTTCGACGGGCTCGAACCGCCGTACTGA